In one window of Duganella dendranthematis DNA:
- a CDS encoding WD40/YVTN/BNR-like repeat-containing protein, with amino-acid sequence MDWVSDKDTGLLGIESLAIDPSSPNKLYMTAGVAYLNGGASAVLKSDDYGNTFKRIDVTSQFKVHGNGMGRGNGEKLQVDPDNGKILYVGTRANGLFKSTDEGLSWHRLTGLDITTTNNQNGISLVLLDHGKIYVGVSRFGENMYVSADGGQTFRAMTGGPQKLMPHRAVVANGKLVLTFAKGAGPHADKAKDEGLEEGGVWQYDIASGKWADISPPLNAAYTGITVDQRNPLRMVVSTISHYDMRGGIGDQFYETVDGGRSWNSIVAKGVQIDSNGVSWIAGSFIHWTASIEFDPFDSQRLMAVSGNGVFVSDDIHGDKPVWKFEDIGLEESVPLNLVSIPGGPVISAIGDYDGFRHTDVTHYSPIHTPTMGTTWGLDYAARNPNVVVRAGKAMYLSKDMGVTWAKTASMQGAQGQVALSADGKVIVHCPEKSSTCYRSADEGATWSEVAGLHTERGRAVADPVDARKFYALAGDRLLVSTDGGASFAPTKARLASARGSKTVRAMPGRSGDVWVALYDGGLARSTDAGASFASLPGVSYAAAVGFGKAAPGASDPTVYIWGEVGGVRGVFRSIDSGASWLRINDDQHQYGGPGDAQFVVGDMNTFGVVYMSTAGRGIVFGKPKT; translated from the coding sequence ATGGACTGGGTGTCCGATAAGGACACCGGTCTGCTCGGCATCGAATCGCTGGCGATTGACCCGTCATCGCCCAACAAGCTCTACATGACCGCCGGCGTCGCCTACCTGAACGGCGGCGCCAGCGCGGTCCTCAAGTCCGACGATTACGGCAACACCTTCAAGCGCATCGACGTCACCAGCCAGTTCAAGGTACACGGCAACGGCATGGGGCGCGGTAACGGCGAAAAGCTGCAAGTCGATCCGGACAACGGCAAGATCCTGTACGTCGGCACCCGCGCCAACGGCCTGTTCAAGAGCACCGACGAGGGTTTAAGCTGGCATCGTCTGACTGGGCTCGACATCACCACCACCAACAACCAGAACGGCATCAGCCTGGTGCTGCTCGATCACGGCAAAATCTACGTCGGCGTCTCGCGCTTCGGCGAAAATATGTATGTATCGGCCGACGGCGGCCAGACTTTCCGCGCCATGACCGGCGGCCCGCAAAAGCTGATGCCGCATCGCGCGGTGGTGGCGAACGGCAAACTGGTGCTGACCTTCGCCAAAGGCGCCGGTCCGCATGCGGACAAGGCCAAGGACGAGGGGCTGGAGGAGGGCGGCGTGTGGCAGTACGACATCGCCAGCGGCAAGTGGGCGGATATCTCGCCGCCGCTGAACGCCGCCTATACCGGCATCACCGTTGATCAGCGCAATCCGCTGCGCATGGTGGTGTCGACCATCTCGCACTACGACATGCGCGGCGGCATCGGCGACCAGTTCTACGAAACCGTGGATGGCGGCCGCAGCTGGAACAGCATCGTCGCCAAGGGCGTGCAGATCGATTCCAACGGCGTTAGCTGGATTGCCGGCAGCTTCATCCACTGGACCGCCAGCATCGAGTTCGATCCGTTCGACAGCCAGCGGCTGATGGCGGTGTCCGGCAACGGTGTGTTCGTCTCCGATGACATCCACGGCGACAAGCCGGTGTGGAAGTTCGAGGACATCGGCCTGGAAGAATCGGTGCCGCTGAACCTAGTCAGCATTCCCGGCGGCCCGGTCATTTCGGCGATCGGCGATTACGATGGCTTCCGCCATACCGACGTCACGCATTATTCGCCGATCCACACGCCGACCATGGGCACGACCTGGGGACTGGATTATGCCGCGCGCAATCCGAACGTAGTGGTGCGCGCCGGCAAAGCGATGTATCTCTCGAAAGACATGGGGGTGACGTGGGCGAAGACCGCCAGCATGCAGGGCGCGCAGGGCCAGGTGGCGCTGAGTGCGGACGGCAAGGTCATCGTGCACTGCCCGGAAAAGTCCAGCACCTGCTACCGCTCTGCCGACGAGGGCGCGACCTGGTCCGAGGTCGCGGGTTTGCATACGGAGCGAGGCCGCGCCGTCGCCGATCCCGTTGATGCCCGCAAATTCTATGCACTGGCTGGTGACCGACTGCTGGTCAGCACCGATGGCGGCGCCAGCTTCGCGCCAACAAAAGCGCGGTTGGCCTCGGCGCGCGGTTCCAAAACCGTGCGCGCCATGCCGGGCCGTAGCGGCGACGTCTGGGTGGCGCTGTACGACGGTGGCCTGGCACGCTCCACCGATGCCGGCGCCAGTTTCGCCAGCTTGCCCGGCGTCAGCTATGCGGCGGCGGTCGGTTTCGGCAAGGCCGCGCCGGGGGCCAGCGACCCCACGGTCTACATCTGGGGCGAGGTTGGCGGCGTGCGCGGCGTGTTCCGCTCCATCGACAGCGGCGCCAGCTGGCTGCGCATCAATGACGACCAACATCAATATGGCGGCCCCGGCGACGCCCAGTTCGTCGTAGGCGATATGAACACCTTTGGTGTTGTCTATATGAGCACAGCGGGCCGGGGCATTGTGTTCGGTAAGCCGAAAACGTAA